The following proteins come from a genomic window of Macadamia integrifolia cultivar HAES 741 chromosome 14, SCU_Mint_v3, whole genome shotgun sequence:
- the LOC122060420 gene encoding hypersensitive-induced response protein 1-like, translating to MGQALCCVQVDQSNVAIKETFGKFDDVLEPGCHFLPWCLGSNIAGYLSLRVQQLDIRCETKTKDNVFVTVVASIQYRPLADKASDAFYKLSNTRAQIQAYVFDVIRASVPKLELDSAFEQKNEIAKAVDEELEKAMSAYGYEIVQTLIVDIEPDDRVKRAMNEINAAARMRVAANEKAEAEKILQIKRAEGDAESKYLSGLGIARQRQAIVDGLRDSVLAFSVNVPGTTAKDVMDMVLVTQYFDTMKEIGASSKSSSVFIPHGPGVVKDVASQIREGLLQANAPQL from the exons ATGGGACAAGCACTTTGCTGTGTTCAAGTAGATCAGTCAAACGTAGCCATCAAAGAGACTTTTGGAAAGTTTGATGATGTGCTCGAGCCTGGCTGTCACTTCTTGCCTTGGTGTCTGGGAAGTAACATAGCTGGGTACCTTTCATTGCGTGTGCAGCAACTTGATATTCGATGTGAAACAAAGACTAAG GATAATGTCTTTGTCACTGTGGTTGCATCCATTCAATACCGCCCTTTGGCAGACAAAGCATCTGATGCTTTCTATAAGCTTAGCAACACCAGGGCTCAGATCCAAGCCTATGTTTTTGATG TTATCAGGGCGAGCGTGCCAAAGCTGGAGTTGGATTCCGCCTTCGAGCAAAAGAACGAGATAGCAAAAGCTGTTGACGAAGAGCTTGAAAAG GCTATGTCAGCATATGGTTATGAAATTGTCCAAACACTTATTGTGGATATTGAACCAGATGATCGTGTAAAGAGAGCAATGAATGAAATTAATGCAG CTGCTAGAATGAGGGTGGCAGCAAATGAGAAGGCTGAAGCAGAGAAGATATTGCAGATCAAGCGAGCTGAGGGTGATGCAGAGTCCAAGTATCTGTCAGGGCTTGGTATAGCTCGCCAGCGCCAGGCCATTGTGGATGGATTGAGGGATAGTGTACTGGCCTTCTCTGTTAATGTGCCGGGGACAACAGCAAAGGATGTAATGGACATGGTACTTGTGACTCAGTACTTTGATACCATGAAGGAGATTGGAGCTTCATCAAAGTCATCTTCTGTTTTCATTCCACATGGGCCCGGAGTCGTGAAGGACGTTGCTTCACAGATAAGGGAAGGTCTTCTTCAGGCCAACGCCCCTCAGCTGTAA